In Nocardia sp. NBC_00403, one DNA window encodes the following:
- a CDS encoding protein kinase domain-containing protein, whose amino-acid sequence MSDDGIGGTQRDLRFGIVAELAEAGFDAAREVGRGGFGVVYQCIEQALDRTVAVKVLSTEVDDDGRARFLREQRALGRFSGHPNIVQVLRADITATGRPFIVMPFHRRGSLDTRIRADGPIPWQEVLSIGVKLAGALASAHACGVVHRDVNPANVLVTDYGEPQLADFGIARIGGLFETATGLVAGTPAYTAPEVLKGAAPSVASDVYGLGATLFCLLTGHAAFARRTGESMVAQFVRITSDPVPDLRAQGVPPLLHAAIDSAMAPEPTDRPASAQDFGEQLRNIQFACGLPVDTPAVPIDVETMPSVTAQAVARTPPATPTAVATPMTRYRPRTSRHRLVERPALLELLRAGQSRRLVLIHAPAGFGKSTLATQWADVLEADGSSVAWLTVDTDDDNVVWFLSHLVEAVRRVRPALAAELAQILEERASNATRHVMTMLINQIHAGGETVAVVIEDWHLVTSPASIAAMEFLLDNGCHHLRMIVTSRNRTGLPLGRMRVQDELVEIDESQLRFDAADTARLLAGVEGVELDADEVDNLCRSTEGWAAALQLAALSLRGKDRPGSHLDGISGQHYAIGEYLMENVVADLDPPVLDFLMRTAVTATICGDLAEALAEVSSGQQMLEDLYKQDLFLRSVDDELRWFRYHGLFADYLRRRLIRQHPGLLEQLHATAAIWFAEHDMLTEAVDHALAADAPERAMSLIEEHADELIENAMMATFLGLVAKLPTALCLGNPRLQLSVAWATIALQRAAATRTALEQVDAAIAALPADDALGGDLRAEAAVARAAELMVIDRCTDLPDYVTASVQAPVRPFFANALATTAAAIALCHFDFDGAARWHEWAEPSRTRSTGPFNAVYGHCIAGLAAFDHLDIADAETSFRTAVRLALETGTQSHATRQSTALLGDLLYETGQFVEAQELLTPWPGMEGGTVEVLLAIYGTGARLAALRGDLDTARARLDEGQHIAELRSLPRVAARILNERVRHGLPIPQTDREKLEHLPTYRRQPDAILALTAELEQDAAVHLLLAENSTDSIRAATARAERLVQVIQRQTRPRALLHAQLRYVCCLSAAGQSDQAATLLAPLLRRCAELGLVRTVVDSGPAIAPVLETLAEATDEKMRPPHLFLRQVSAAIDQSHRV is encoded by the coding sequence GTGTCCGATGACGGTATCGGGGGGACGCAACGCGACCTGAGGTTCGGCATCGTCGCAGAATTGGCCGAGGCCGGCTTCGACGCTGCCCGCGAAGTCGGCCGCGGCGGCTTCGGGGTCGTGTATCAGTGCATCGAGCAGGCTCTCGACCGCACGGTGGCGGTCAAGGTGCTATCGACGGAGGTCGACGACGACGGACGAGCTCGCTTCCTTCGCGAACAACGGGCTCTCGGCCGGTTCTCCGGACATCCGAACATCGTGCAGGTGCTGCGCGCCGACATCACCGCGACCGGCCGCCCGTTCATCGTGATGCCATTTCATCGCCGTGGATCCCTGGATACCCGTATTCGAGCCGACGGGCCGATCCCCTGGCAGGAGGTGCTGTCGATCGGTGTGAAGCTGGCGGGAGCGCTGGCCTCGGCCCATGCCTGTGGTGTGGTGCATCGTGACGTGAATCCGGCCAATGTCCTGGTAACCGACTACGGGGAGCCGCAGCTCGCGGACTTCGGAATCGCCCGCATCGGCGGTCTGTTCGAGACCGCGACCGGGCTGGTAGCCGGCACACCGGCCTACACCGCTCCCGAAGTACTGAAGGGCGCAGCACCATCGGTGGCCTCGGACGTCTACGGTCTCGGTGCGACACTGTTCTGCCTGCTCACCGGGCACGCTGCCTTCGCGAGACGAACCGGCGAGTCGATGGTTGCGCAGTTCGTGCGGATCACCTCCGATCCGGTACCGGACCTGCGGGCACAGGGCGTGCCGCCGCTGCTGCACGCCGCCATCGACAGCGCGATGGCACCCGAGCCGACCGACCGGCCTGCCTCCGCACAGGACTTCGGCGAGCAGCTGCGCAACATACAGTTCGCCTGCGGTCTTCCGGTCGACACGCCGGCCGTCCCGATCGACGTCGAAACCATGCCCAGCGTGACGGCGCAAGCGGTTGCGCGCACGCCGCCGGCGACGCCGACCGCCGTGGCGACGCCGATGACTCGGTATCGGCCACGTACGTCGCGACATCGACTTGTCGAACGCCCGGCGCTGCTGGAGCTGCTGCGGGCGGGCCAGTCGCGGCGGCTGGTGCTGATCCACGCGCCCGCCGGTTTCGGCAAGAGCACGCTGGCGACGCAATGGGCCGACGTCCTCGAGGCGGACGGATCCAGCGTCGCCTGGCTCACGGTGGACACCGACGACGACAATGTCGTGTGGTTCCTGTCCCACCTCGTGGAGGCTGTGCGGCGCGTGCGTCCCGCGCTGGCCGCCGAGCTGGCCCAAATTCTCGAAGAACGCGCCAGCAATGCGACCAGGCATGTGATGACGATGCTCATCAACCAGATCCACGCCGGCGGTGAAACGGTCGCCGTGGTGATCGAGGATTGGCATCTGGTAACCAGTCCCGCGTCGATCGCGGCGATGGAGTTTCTGCTGGACAACGGCTGCCATCACCTGCGCATGATCGTCACCAGCCGAAACAGGACCGGACTCCCGCTCGGGCGGATGCGAGTGCAGGACGAACTTGTCGAGATCGACGAAAGTCAGCTCCGATTCGATGCCGCCGACACCGCGCGGCTACTCGCCGGTGTCGAGGGCGTCGAACTGGACGCCGACGAGGTCGACAACCTGTGTCGATCGACCGAAGGATGGGCTGCCGCACTGCAGTTGGCCGCGTTGTCACTGCGCGGAAAAGACCGTCCTGGTAGTCATCTGGACGGAATTTCAGGTCAGCACTACGCCATCGGCGAATACCTGATGGAGAATGTGGTGGCGGATCTCGACCCCCCGGTCCTCGATTTCCTGATGCGGACCGCCGTCACCGCGACCATTTGCGGAGACCTCGCCGAGGCGCTCGCCGAGGTGTCTTCGGGGCAGCAAATGCTCGAAGATCTGTACAAACAGGATCTATTCCTGCGCAGCGTCGACGATGAGCTGCGCTGGTTCCGATATCACGGACTTTTCGCAGACTACTTGCGCCGCAGGCTGATTCGGCAACATCCCGGTCTGCTCGAACAATTGCACGCGACCGCGGCGATATGGTTCGCCGAGCACGACATGCTCACCGAAGCAGTCGATCACGCGCTCGCGGCGGACGCGCCGGAGCGCGCGATGAGCCTGATCGAGGAACATGCCGACGAGTTGATCGAGAACGCCATGATGGCCACGTTCCTCGGTCTCGTCGCGAAGTTGCCCACCGCACTCTGCCTCGGCAACCCCCGGCTGCAACTGTCGGTAGCCTGGGCGACGATCGCATTGCAACGCGCCGCCGCGACCCGCACCGCACTGGAACAGGTCGACGCCGCGATCGCGGCGCTGCCCGCCGACGATGCGCTGGGCGGCGATCTTCGCGCCGAGGCCGCCGTGGCGCGCGCGGCCGAGTTGATGGTGATCGACAGATGCACCGATCTGCCGGACTACGTGACCGCGAGTGTGCAGGCACCGGTCCGGCCATTCTTCGCCAACGCCCTGGCTACTACCGCGGCGGCAATTGCTCTGTGTCACTTCGACTTCGACGGCGCCGCCCGATGGCACGAGTGGGCCGAGCCCTCTCGGACCCGCTCCACCGGCCCGTTCAACGCCGTGTACGGCCACTGCATCGCCGGCCTGGCCGCCTTCGATCATCTCGACATCGCGGACGCCGAGACGAGCTTCCGTACGGCGGTGCGACTTGCGCTCGAGACCGGCACCCAATCCCACGCCACCCGCCAGTCCACCGCACTGCTGGGAGATCTGCTGTATGAGACCGGGCAGTTCGTGGAGGCTCAGGAACTTCTCACACCCTGGCCCGGGATGGAAGGCGGCACCGTCGAGGTGCTGCTGGCCATCTACGGCACCGGAGCGCGCCTGGCGGCATTGCGCGGCGATCTCGACACCGCTCGAGCCCGACTCGACGAAGGGCAGCACATCGCCGAGCTCCGGAGCCTGCCCCGGGTGGCAGCCCGGATCCTCAACGAGCGGGTGCGCCACGGGCTGCCGATTCCACAGACCGATCGTGAGAAGCTCGAGCACCTCCCGACCTATCGTCGACAACCGGACGCGATCCTGGCCCTGACAGCGGAGCTCGAGCAGGACGCGGCCGTCCACCTACTGCTCGCCGAGAATTCCACCGACTCGATTCGGGCCGCCACCGCACGAGCCGAGCGACTGGTGCAGGTAATCCAGCGCCAGACACGGCCACGGGCACTGCTGCACGCTCAACTCCGCTACGTCTGTTGTCTATCGGCGGCCGGACAGTCCGACCAGGCGGCGACACTGCTGGCTCCGCTGCTGCGCCGCTGCGCCGAACTCGGCTTGGTCCGTACCGTTGTCGACAGCGGACCCGCCATAGCACCGGTGCTGGAAACACTGGCCGAGGCCACCGATGAAAAGATGCGGCCGCCGCACTTGTTCCTGCGACAGGTATCGGCCGCCATCGATCAATCGCACCGGGTGTGA
- a CDS encoding alpha/beta fold hydrolase, whose amino-acid sequence MKVAALLKHPVNTAEEAGQQLVDTYKIIGTPADNYPLDDKWLEEISALSFQRAHDPAGKLRQQAAVLAAPDRRKALAALRLPTLVMHGTVDPMIRPAGAQATAKAVPGAKLVIMPGVGHGALPREVGRS is encoded by the coding sequence ATGAAAGTTGCTGCGTTGCTGAAGCATCCGGTGAACACCGCGGAGGAAGCCGGACAACAACTCGTCGATACGTACAAGATCATCGGCACACCGGCCGATAACTATCCACTCGACGACAAGTGGCTCGAAGAGATCAGCGCGTTGAGCTTCCAGCGAGCTCACGACCCCGCGGGCAAGCTCCGGCAGCAGGCAGCCGTGCTTGCGGCCCCAGATCGAAGAAAGGCGCTGGCCGCACTCCGTCTGCCGACACTGGTCATGCATGGCACTGTCGATCCGATGATTCGACCGGCCGGCGCACAAGCGACCGCCAAGGCCGTCCCCGGGGCGAAACTCGTCATAATGCCAGGCGTTGGGCACGGTGCGCTTCCCCGAGAGGTCGGCCGGTCATGA
- a CDS encoding MarR family winged helix-turn-helix transcriptional regulator yields the protein MADMKQDPVDTIVEQWRRERPDLELDAMAVIGRLGRLLVVAQRAIEAVFTAHGLRRGEFDVLAALRRSGEPFELNPSVLADTLMLSRAGMTGRLDRLESAGLVRRIADAEDRRAVRVALTDSGRELIDTVVTAHTENETRILSVLSATDRRELDRIARTLLGSLEPGA from the coding sequence ATGGCCGATATGAAGCAAGATCCCGTCGACACGATCGTCGAGCAGTGGCGCCGGGAACGACCAGACCTCGAGCTCGACGCGATGGCCGTGATCGGTCGCCTCGGGCGGCTGCTCGTGGTTGCGCAACGAGCGATCGAAGCGGTCTTCACCGCGCATGGACTGCGGCGGGGTGAGTTCGATGTGCTTGCCGCACTACGTCGTTCGGGGGAGCCCTTCGAACTGAACCCGTCGGTGCTCGCCGACACGCTGATGCTGTCGCGCGCCGGTATGACCGGACGGCTCGATCGCCTCGAGTCCGCCGGGTTGGTCCGGCGCATCGCCGACGCCGAGGATCGGCGCGCCGTCCGCGTCGCACTCACCGATTCGGGCCGCGAGCTCATCGACACGGTGGTCACCGCACACACGGAGAACGAAACCCGAATCCTGTCGGTGCTGTCGGCCACGGACCGCCGTGAACTCGACCGCATCGCGCGCACCCTGCTCGGCAGCCTCGAACCCGGTGCGTGA
- a CDS encoding cupin domain-containing protein, translating to MRLLIDSSEAGGAVSHLEVSMNRGADGAAPHYHTKSDELFYVADGELQVLAGDEIVTVGAGGSIVVPKLMPHAFGATPDSSARILIALMPAVERFGYFRLLDRLVKGEATFEELAASQEEFDNHFIDAPTWWAERNANRR from the coding sequence ATGCGACTGCTCATCGACTCGAGCGAAGCGGGTGGCGCGGTAAGCCACCTGGAGGTCAGCATGAATCGGGGCGCCGACGGGGCGGCCCCGCACTACCACACCAAGTCCGACGAACTCTTCTATGTCGCCGACGGCGAGCTGCAAGTACTGGCGGGCGACGAGATCGTCACCGTCGGCGCCGGCGGATCGATCGTCGTGCCCAAGCTCATGCCGCACGCCTTCGGTGCCACCCCGGACAGTTCGGCACGAATTCTGATCGCCCTGATGCCCGCCGTCGAACGCTTCGGATACTTCCGACTGCTCGACCGGCTCGTCAAAGGCGAGGCGACCTTCGAGGAGCTCGCGGCGTCCCAGGAAGAATTCGACAACCATTTCATCGATGCACCGACCTGGTGGGCCGAGCGCAACGCGAACCGTCGTTGA
- a CDS encoding acyl-CoA thioesterase encodes MTFSTPVVVRSYELDTRGHLNQAVYVQYAEHARWELMRAAGVGHDKLLASGVGPVVLETTIKYRHELRSGDEVRITCEFDWQQGKTFRIRQEIRKLDGTVAAEVSAIGGVIDLATRKLVEAPSERFRTLAERPGLLGL; translated from the coding sequence ATGACGTTTTCCACACCAGTCGTTGTGCGCAGCTATGAGCTCGACACACGAGGCCATCTGAATCAGGCCGTGTACGTGCAATACGCCGAGCATGCCCGGTGGGAACTGATGCGCGCCGCCGGAGTGGGCCACGACAAGCTTCTGGCTTCCGGCGTCGGGCCGGTCGTGCTGGAGACCACCATCAAGTACCGACACGAGCTGCGCAGCGGCGACGAGGTGAGGATCACCTGCGAATTCGATTGGCAGCAGGGCAAAACCTTCCGCATCCGCCAGGAGATCCGCAAGCTCGACGGAACTGTCGCCGCCGAGGTTTCGGCGATCGGCGGCGTCATCGACCTCGCCACGCGCAAGCTCGTCGAGGCTCCGAGTGAACGATTCCGCACTCTCGCCGAACGTCCGGGTCTGCTCGGCCTCTGA
- a CDS encoding helix-turn-helix domain-containing protein produces the protein MSDRPTQVKTPLGRGTRVTGRSRDRLQTQLKKQYEAGASIRSLARSTGRSYGFIHNVLVESHVQLRSRGGANRRKSS, from the coding sequence ATGAGCGACAGGCCCACGCAAGTCAAGACCCCATTGGGTAGGGGCACACGCGTCACCGGTAGGTCACGCGATCGGCTACAAACCCAGTTGAAGAAGCAATACGAGGCGGGCGCAAGCATTCGTTCGCTGGCCCGGTCTACCGGACGTTCGTACGGTTTCATCCACAACGTGCTAGTGGAGTCGCATGTGCAACTCCGCAGCCGCGGTGGCGCGAACCGCCGGAAGAGCTCGTAG
- a CDS encoding ABC-F family ATP-binding cassette domain-containing protein: MITATDLEVRAGVRTLLSAPGPALRVQAGDRIGLVGRNGAGKTTTLRILAGEGEPYAGKILRSTDIGYLPQDPREGNLDVLARDRVLSARGLDALLRDMEKQQALMAEVVDDAERDKAVRKYGRLEERFSSLGGYVAESEAARICNSLGLPDRVLGQPLRTLSGGQRRRIELARILFAASDGSGGRSDTILLLDEPTNHLDADSITWLRGFLQNHDGGLIVISHDVELLGDVVNKVWFLDAVRGEADIYNMSWKKYLDARATDEQRRRRERANAEKKASALRVQAAKLGAKATKATAAQNMAKRADRLMAELDDIRVADKVARIKFPEPAPCGKTPLMVKNLTKVYGSLEIFTGVEFAIDKGSRVVVLGLNGAGKTTLLRLLAGVETPDSGGLEEGRGLKIGYFAQEHDTLDDNASVWENIRHASPDAGEQELRSLLGAFMFTGPQLDQPAGTLSGGEKTRLALAGLVSSAANVLLLDEPTNNLDPVSREQVLDALRSYAGAVVLVTHDPGAAEALNPERVILLPDGTEDHWSQDYLELIQLA, encoded by the coding sequence GTGATCACCGCGACGGACCTGGAGGTCCGGGCCGGAGTCCGCACCCTGTTGTCGGCCCCGGGGCCGGCACTGCGGGTGCAGGCCGGCGACCGGATCGGACTGGTCGGGCGCAATGGCGCGGGCAAGACCACCACACTGCGTATTCTGGCAGGTGAGGGCGAACCCTACGCCGGGAAAATCCTGCGATCCACCGATATCGGCTACCTGCCGCAGGACCCACGCGAGGGCAACCTGGACGTGCTCGCCCGCGATCGCGTCCTTTCCGCGCGCGGACTCGACGCATTGCTGCGCGACATGGAAAAACAGCAGGCGCTGATGGCGGAGGTGGTCGACGATGCCGAACGCGACAAAGCTGTGCGCAAATACGGACGGCTGGAGGAGCGTTTCTCGTCGCTCGGCGGTTATGTCGCCGAGAGCGAGGCCGCGCGGATCTGCAACAGCCTCGGCCTGCCCGACCGCGTGCTCGGCCAGCCGCTGCGCACCCTGTCGGGTGGCCAGCGCCGCCGAATCGAGTTGGCGCGCATCCTGTTTGCCGCCTCCGACGGCAGCGGCGGTCGCTCCGACACGATCCTGCTGCTCGACGAGCCGACCAACCACCTCGACGCCGACTCCATCACCTGGTTGCGTGGCTTCCTGCAGAACCACGACGGCGGACTGATCGTGATCAGCCACGATGTCGAATTGCTCGGCGACGTGGTCAACAAGGTGTGGTTCCTGGACGCGGTGCGCGGCGAGGCCGACATCTACAACATGAGCTGGAAGAAGTATCTCGACGCCCGCGCCACCGACGAACAGCGCAGACGCAGAGAACGTGCGAATGCCGAGAAGAAGGCGAGCGCACTGCGCGTGCAGGCCGCCAAACTCGGCGCAAAGGCCACCAAGGCCACTGCGGCGCAGAATATGGCCAAGCGTGCCGATCGGCTGATGGCGGAGCTCGATGACATCCGGGTCGCCGACAAGGTGGCGCGGATCAAGTTCCCCGAGCCGGCGCCCTGTGGCAAGACGCCGCTGATGGTGAAGAACCTGACCAAGGTGTACGGCTCGCTGGAGATCTTTACCGGTGTGGAGTTCGCGATCGACAAGGGCAGTCGGGTCGTGGTGCTCGGACTCAACGGTGCGGGCAAGACCACGCTGCTGCGGCTGCTCGCGGGCGTGGAGACCCCGGATTCGGGGGGACTCGAAGAAGGCCGTGGTCTGAAGATCGGCTACTTCGCCCAGGAACACGACACGCTCGACGACAACGCATCGGTGTGGGAGAACATCCGGCACGCGTCGCCGGACGCGGGGGAGCAGGAGCTGCGCAGCCTGTTGGGCGCATTCATGTTCACCGGCCCGCAGCTGGATCAGCCCGCGGGAACGCTGTCCGGTGGTGAGAAGACCCGCCTCGCGCTGGCCGGGCTGGTGTCTTCCGCGGCGAATGTACTGCTGCTCGACGAGCCGACCAACAACCTCGATCCTGTCTCGCGTGAGCAGGTGCTGGACGCATTGCGTAGCTACGCTGGTGCCGTTGTGCTCGTCACGCACGACCCCGGCGCGGCCGAGGCGCTGAATCCGGAGCGTGTGATCTTGCTTCCGGACGGCACCGAGGACCACTGGTCCCAGGATTATCTGGAACTGATTCAGCTCGCGTGA
- a CDS encoding M23 family metallopeptidase — translation MGDQIPAGTVIGAVGSTGNSTGNHLHYEVRQNGQAVDPRGYLAANGLQV, via the coding sequence GTGGGCGATCAGATCCCCGCAGGAACAGTGATCGGCGCAGTCGGATCGACCGGCAATTCCACCGGAAACCACCTGCACTACGAGGTTCGCCAGAACGGCCAGGCGGTGGATCCTCGCGGTTACCTGGCCGCCAACGGGCTACAAGTATGA
- a CDS encoding glyoxalase, giving the protein MDITAHQTSIESVTLEVPDPAAAAAFYAAAFGLGDKVRVRASETPTTGFRGFILSLVVSQPSTVDSLIGTALDAGARTLKPAKKGFWGYGGVVQAPDGAIWKVATSSKKNTGPATREVDDFVVLLGVDDVKATKQFYVDRGLAVAKSFGSKYVEFDTPQASVKLALYGRRAAAKDAGVPPEGTGSHRIVIGGNTGPFTDPDGFAWEAAPA; this is encoded by the coding sequence ATGGACATCACTGCTCACCAGACCTCTATCGAGTCCGTCACCTTGGAGGTGCCCGACCCCGCGGCCGCCGCGGCCTTCTACGCCGCCGCGTTCGGTCTCGGCGACAAAGTACGCGTCCGCGCCTCGGAGACGCCGACGACCGGCTTTCGTGGCTTCATCCTGTCGCTCGTGGTGTCTCAGCCGAGCACCGTCGACAGCCTCATCGGCACCGCGCTCGACGCAGGCGCGAGGACGCTGAAGCCGGCCAAGAAGGGCTTCTGGGGCTATGGCGGCGTCGTCCAGGCCCCGGACGGGGCGATCTGGAAGGTCGCGACGTCATCGAAGAAGAACACCGGCCCGGCTACCCGGGAGGTCGACGATTTCGTGGTGCTCCTCGGGGTCGACGACGTCAAGGCGACAAAGCAGTTCTACGTCGACCGCGGCTTGGCCGTGGCAAAGAGCTTCGGCAGCAAGTACGTCGAGTTCGACACCCCGCAGGCTTCGGTCAAGCTGGCGCTCTACGGGCGCCGTGCCGCCGCCAAGGATGCCGGCGTCCCCCCGGAGGGCACCGGGTCGCACCGGATCGTCATCGGCGGCAATACCGGGCCCTTCACCGATCCGGACGGGTTCGCGTGGGAGGCCGCCCCGGCCTGA
- a CDS encoding class I SAM-dependent methyltransferase, producing MTTSKLDISRAWYWIGRWDRQQEHYMPDREQRFEAIGDVLAELVDRTDPLIVDLGVGPGTLSDRLLTRMPAATIVGVDADPLLLTLAEMTLGSPRFRTVNADLRECDWLDRLQLHRAPDAFVSTTTLHWMNREPLRALIRACAGTLAPGGLFIDGDHLYEGATGPRLDALGKAMTARRAQRAGTAGLEDWEAWWAAVDRAPELADLVRLRDGGFAHMVHDRPTVHDYLAFAYEAGFAEAGIVWQYGDDRVVVGIR from the coding sequence GTGACGACCAGCAAGCTTGATATTTCGCGAGCGTGGTACTGGATCGGCCGGTGGGATCGCCAGCAGGAGCACTACATGCCCGATCGCGAACAGCGTTTCGAGGCTATCGGTGATGTTCTGGCCGAACTCGTCGACCGGACGGACCCGTTGATCGTCGACCTCGGCGTCGGGCCGGGAACGCTGTCGGACCGGCTGCTCACGCGAATGCCCGCCGCCACCATCGTCGGCGTGGACGCGGATCCACTTCTGTTGACGTTGGCCGAGATGACCCTGGGGTCACCGCGATTCCGTACAGTGAACGCTGATCTGCGCGAGTGCGATTGGCTCGACAGACTCCAATTGCATCGAGCGCCCGATGCTTTCGTGAGCACCACCACTCTGCATTGGATGAACCGCGAACCGCTCCGCGCGCTGATCCGGGCTTGCGCGGGGACGCTCGCACCCGGTGGTCTGTTCATCGACGGGGACCATCTCTACGAGGGGGCGACCGGCCCGCGACTGGACGCACTGGGTAAAGCCATGACCGCACGCCGGGCCCAACGAGCGGGAACCGCGGGTCTGGAGGACTGGGAGGCGTGGTGGGCAGCGGTCGACCGCGCTCCCGAACTCGCCGACCTGGTCCGCCTGCGCGACGGGGGATTCGCCCACATGGTTCACGACCGGCCCACCGTCCACGACTACCTCGCCTTCGCGTACGAGGCGGGCTTCGCCGAAGCCGGGATCGTGTGGCAGTACGGTGACGACCGCGTGGTGGTCGGGATCCGATAA
- a CDS encoding Fur family transcriptional regulator has product MNEVDHSATTTSPLVGDTGIDHDTGAMPTADTSSDPAVEHARSILRSHGLRCTAPRLAVMSVLTSDPSGGHLNAQEIVARLTERRELVDLTTVYRTLARMVEIGALHVLTVGERAASYGLTVRPHHHAVCTRCAAVIEVPAERLATALDHASRGSRFELAANAGLTLHGLCPACKQAAR; this is encoded by the coding sequence ATGAACGAGGTCGACCATTCGGCGACAACTACCTCGCCACTGGTGGGCGATACCGGCATCGACCATGACACCGGGGCGATGCCCACCGCGGATACGTCCAGCGACCCAGCGGTCGAGCACGCACGATCGATCCTGCGCAGTCACGGGTTACGGTGCACCGCACCGCGTTTGGCGGTGATGTCGGTGCTGACCAGCGATCCCTCCGGAGGGCACCTCAATGCGCAGGAGATCGTCGCACGACTCACCGAACGACGGGAACTCGTCGACCTGACCACGGTGTATCGCACGCTTGCGCGGATGGTCGAGATCGGCGCCCTGCACGTGCTCACTGTCGGGGAAAGGGCCGCGAGCTACGGGCTGACCGTGCGACCCCACCACCATGCCGTCTGCACACGGTGCGCCGCGGTGATCGAAGTCCCCGCCGAACGACTGGCAACCGCGCTGGATCACGCCAGTCGCGGCAGCCGGTTCGAACTCGCCGCTAACGCCGGACTGACTCTGCACGGACTGTGTCCAGCCTGCAAACAGGCCGCGCGATAG
- a CDS encoding energy-coupling factor ABC transporter ATP-binding protein yields the protein MSSPDEESQSCQLSSGGEPVLECTDLRYRYLGKFEALSGVSLKVAAGEKVALIGANGCGKSTLLKILDGLVFPESGTYTAFGAPVTEDALEDEQMNMGFRSRMGFVFQNSDAQVFSPTVRDELAFGPLQLGLDRGAAAARVEDVLALLGIADTADRAPFQLSGGQKKRVAIGTVLVMNPEVLLFDEPTAALDPRTSEWLTELIEDLAEAGKTIVLATHDLDSLDRLADRCIVFGEDHTILAETTPADALADRELLLEANLIHAHTRLPVVQQPG from the coding sequence ATGTCATCACCCGATGAGGAGTCCCAGTCCTGTCAGCTGTCCTCGGGCGGCGAGCCCGTCCTGGAGTGCACAGACCTGCGATATCGCTATCTCGGAAAGTTCGAGGCTCTTTCCGGCGTATCACTGAAGGTCGCGGCGGGGGAGAAGGTCGCGCTGATCGGAGCGAACGGCTGCGGCAAGTCCACGCTGCTGAAGATATTGGACGGCTTGGTATTTCCCGAGAGCGGGACCTATACCGCCTTCGGCGCACCCGTCACCGAGGACGCCCTGGAAGACGAGCAGATGAACATGGGCTTTCGGTCGCGGATGGGCTTCGTTTTCCAGAACAGCGACGCGCAGGTCTTCTCGCCGACGGTGCGTGACGAGCTCGCCTTCGGTCCACTGCAGCTCGGTCTGGACCGCGGTGCGGCCGCGGCCCGGGTCGAGGATGTCCTTGCCCTGCTCGGCATCGCCGACACCGCCGACCGGGCGCCGTTCCAACTCTCGGGAGGGCAGAAGAAACGTGTCGCGATCGGCACCGTCCTGGTCATGAACCCGGAAGTGTTGCTGTTCGACGAGCCGACCGCCGCGCTCGATCCACGCACCAGCGAGTGGCTGACCGAGCTGATCGAGGACCTCGCCGAAGCGGGCAAAACGATCGTGCTCGCCACCCATGACCTCGACAGCTTGGATCGACTCGCCGATCGATGCATCGTTTTCGGCGAGGACCACACGATTCTTGCTGAGACCACACCGGCCGACGCCCTCGCCGACCGGGAACTACTGCTCGAAGCCAATCTCATCCACGCGCACACCCGATTGCCGGTCGTCCAGCAGCCCGGTTGA